In Daucus carota subsp. sativus chromosome 4, DH1 v3.0, whole genome shotgun sequence, one DNA window encodes the following:
- the LOC108216781 gene encoding calcium-transporting ATPase 4, endoplasmic reticulum-type, whose translation MGKGGIENVGKEGHLSGNSSEVGEMYPAWAKEVDECVEIFGTDKVSGLNSKDVSEIRGVYGFNELEKHEGTSFWTLIVDQFHDTLVRILLLAAVVSFLLAWFGDGGSDFSAFVEPFVIFLILIVNAIVGVWQETNAEKALEALKEIQSELTTVIRDGIKIHNMPVKELVPGDVVELRVGDKVPADMRILKLVSSTLRVEQGSLTGESEAVNKTIKPVCEDSDIQGKKCMVFAGTVVVTGTSICLVTQIGMGTELGKVHEQIYNAAQCEEDTPLKKKLNEFGEALTMVIGIICLLVWIINVKYYLTWEYVDGMPRNFKFSFEKCTYYFEIAVALAVAAIPEGLPAVITTCLALGTRKMAQKNALVRKLPSVETLGCTTVICSDKTGTLTTNQMAVSRLVAIGGKGDVLRTFRVDGTTYNPLDGKIHDWPVGAMDANLEMIAKIAAVCNDSSVSLSENKFVVNGMPTEAALKVLVEKMGQHSKPDEHEALSPGDILRCCSQWEKTEHRIATLEFDRERKSMSVIVISQSGKRSLLVKGAVENLLERSTSIQLPNGSVAKLNTKSKAVILNSLHDMSTNALRCLGFAYKSELHEFATYDGDADHPNHEILLEPSNYKSIESELTFVGMVGLRDPPREEVHQAIKDCREAGIRVMVITGDNKSTAEAICREIGVFGAEEDIRLKSLTGKEFMQLENPKAHLGQCGGLLFSRAEPKHKQEIVRLLKEDGEVVAMTGDGVNDAPALKLADIGIAMGITGTEVAKEASDMVLADDNFTTIVAAIGEGRSIYNNMKAFIRYMISSNIGEVASIFLTAALGIPEGLIPVQLLWVNLVTDGPPATALGFNPPDKMLMKKPPRRSDDSLINAWTLFRYLVIGLYVGVATVGVFITWYTHDSFLGIDLSRDGHTTVTYSQLAHWGKCASWNNFTVSPFKAGAQVFSFENDPCEYFKAGKVKATTLSLSVLVAIEMLNSLNALSEDTSLLAMPPWVNPWLLVAMAVSFGLHVLILYIPFLAHVFGTVPLSLNEWILVLAMAFPVILIDEVLKFLGRRTKWIFRTSTEASAKQKSE comes from the exons ATGGGGAAAGGTGGGATTGAGAATGTTGGTAAAGAGGGCCATTTGTCTGGGAATTCTTCTGAAGTTGGTGAAATGTATCCTGCATGGGCTAAAGAAGTTGATGAATGTGTGGAGATCTTTGGGACTGACAAGGTATCTGGACTGAATTCGAAGGATGTGTCAGAGATAAGGGGAGTTTATGGTTTTAATGAACTGGAGAAACATGAAGGTACTTCTTTCTGGACTTTGATTGTTGATCAGTTTCATGATACCCTTGTTCGGATTCTTTTACTTGCTGCTGTTGTTTCGTTTTTGCTTGCTTGGTTTGGTGATGGGGGTAGTGATTTTTCTGCGTTTGTTGAGCCTTTtgtgattttcttgattttgattGTGAATGCGATTGTGGGAGTTTGGCAAGAAACGAATGCGGAGAAAGCATTAGAGGCATTAAAGGAGATTCAGTCCGAACTGACTACTGTGATTCGAGATGGGATTAAAATCCATAACATGCCTGTGAAGGAACTTGTTCCTGGAGATGTAGTTGAACTTAGGGTTGGTGACAAAGTGCCTGCTGATATGAGGATTTTGAAATTGGTGAGTTCAACGTTGAGGGTTGAACAAGGATCACTGACTGGTGAAAGTGAAGCTGTTAACAAGACAATAAAGCCTGTTTGTGAGGATTCGGATATTCAAGGCAAGAAGTGTATGGTTTTTGCAGGGACTGTTGTGGTGACAGGAACATCCATTTGCCTAGTGACACAAATTGGAATGGGGACAGAATTGGGGAAAGTTCATGAACAGATTTATAACGCGGCACAGTGTGAGGAGGATACACCATTGAAGAAGAAGTTGAACGAATTTGGAGAGGCATTAACTATGGTAATTGGGATCATATGTCTTTTGGTTTGGATTATAAATGTGAAGTACTATCTCACTTGGGAATATGTTGATGGAATGCCTagaaatttcaaattctcattTGAGAAGTGTACATACTATTTTGAAATCGCAGTGGCATTGGCTGTAGCTGCGATTCCAGAAGGATTGCCTGCAGTGATAACGACTTGCTTGGCCCTTGGGACACGAAAAATGGCGCAGAAGAATGCACTTGTCCGGAAACTACCTAGTGTTGAGACATTGGGATGCACTACGGTTATTTGCTCAGATAAGACTGGCACTTTAACTACTAACCAAATGGCAGTGTCGAGGCTTGTGGCCATAGGGGGTAAAGGTGACGTGCTTAGGACATTTAGGGTGGATGGGACTACCTATAATCCTTTAGATGGGAAAATTCATGACTGGCCAGTTGGGGCCATGGATGCTAATCTTGAAATGATAGCGAAGATTGCTGCTGTGTGTAATGATTCCAGTGTTTCATTGTCAGAGAACAAGTTTGTTGTCAATGGGATGCCTACAGAGGCAGCTCTAAAG GTTCTGGTAGAAAAAATGGGACAGCACTCAAAACCTGATGAACATGAAGCTCTGAGTCCTGGCGATATTCTAA GATGCTGTTCACAGTGGGAAAAAACTGAACATCGAATTGCAACTCTGGAATTTGACCGTGAAAGGAAATCTATGAGTGTAATTGTAATCTCCCAGTCAGGAAAGAGATCATTGCTGGTCAAG GGGGCAGTAGAGAATCTATTGGAAAGAAGTACATCCATACAGTTGCCAAATGGTTCAGTAGCAAAATTAAACACAAAATCAAAGGCTGTTATTTTGAACTCTCTCCATGATATGTCAACAAATGCCCTCCGTTGTTTAGGTTTTGCCTACAAGAGTGAACTCCATGAGTTTGCAACTTACGATGGAGATGCAGATCATCCTAATCATGAGATCTTACTCGAACCATCTAACTATAAATCCATTGAAAGTGAACTCACTTTTGTAGGCATGGTCGGACTGAGG gaTCCCCCTCGTGAAGAAGTTCATCAAGCAATTAAGGACTGTAGAGAAGCGGGAATTCGTGTTATGGTTATAACAGGAGATAACAAGAGCACAGCTGAGGCTATATGTCGTGAGATAGGTGTATTTGGAGCTGAAGAAGACATTAGGCTGAAAAGCTTGACAGGAAAGGAGTTTATGCAACttgaaaatccaaaagctcATTTGGGACAATGTGGCGGCCTTCTCTTCTCCAGAGCTGAGCCAAAGCATAAACAAGAGATTGTGCGACTGCTTAAAGAAGATGGCGAGGTGGTTGCAATGACTGGTGATGGGGTAAATGATGCACCTGCCCTGAAACTTGCTGATATTGGTATTGCTATGGGCATTACTGGTACAGAG GTTGCTAAGGAAGCTTCAGACATGGTATTGGCTGATGATAATTTTACTACTATAGTTGCTGCCATTGGTGAAGGGAGATCGATATACAACAACATGAAGGCTTTTATCAG GTATATGATCTCTTCAAACATTGGGGAAGTTGCTTCAATATTTCTCACGGCAGCCTTAGGGATTCCAGAAGGCCTCATCCCTGTTCAGCTCTTGTGGGTTAACCTTGTCACTGATGGTCCTCCAGCAACAGCTTTAGGTTTTAACCCTCCTGATAAAATGCTGATGAAGAAACCTCCTCGTCGCAGTGACGACTCTCTCATTAATGCGTGGACGCTGTTTCGTTATCTG GTGATTGGACTGTATGTTGGAGTAGCCACTGTCGGTGTATTCATAACATGGTACACACATGATTCTTTTTTGGGAATTGACCTAAGCCGCGACGGTCACACCACAGTCACTTACTCTCAACTAGCCCACTGGGGAAAATGCGCTTCCTGGAATAACTTCACAGTTTCACCTTTCAAAGCCGGTGCACAAGTTTTCTCATTCGAAAATGATCCTTGTGAATATTTCAAGGCTGGGAAAGTGAAAGCCACAACACTCTCACTCTCCGTTTTAGTAGCCATTGAGATGCTCAACTCTCTCAATGCACTTTCTGAGGACACCAGCCTTCTGGCAATGCCCCCTTGGGTCAATCCATGGCTCCTCGTGGCCATGGCCGTCTCGTTTGGATTGCATGTCCTGATTTTATACATACCGTTTCTCGCCCATGTGTTCGGGACAGTGCCCCTAAGCCTCAATGAGTGGATCTTGGTCTTGGCCATGGCTTTCCCAGTGATACTAATCGACGAAGTCCTGAAGTTTCTGGGAAGAAGAACCAAATGGATTTTCAGGACCAGCACAGAAGCATCTGCAAAGCAGAAGTCTGAGTAA
- the LOC108219486 gene encoding protein CANDIDATE G-PROTEIN COUPLED RECEPTOR 7: MTKTPLSIAAVLLLLLALLSPTTAEIKNLKIISDARPMILFEKFGFTHTGFVSVSVSSVSVASTLSQPDPSRLGFFLLSEESLIQVLLELQQNPNFCVVDSHYINLLFTFRDLSPPPHSSFNKSYPVTSPNEYSLFFANCAPESQVTMEVRTEVYNYDNGGTTKDYLPAGLTQLPAMYFMFSLVYIGFLVVWAFSCYNNKRSVHRIHLLMAGLLVMKALNLICAAEDKHYVKVTGTPHGWDVLFYIFQFIRVVLLFTVIVLVGTGWSFLKPFLQEKEKKVLMIVIPLQVLANLASVVIGETGPFIKDWVTWNQVFLLVDIVCCCAIIFPIVWSIRSLRETSKTDGKAARNLAKLTLFRQFYIVVIGYLYFTRIVVFALRTIAAYKYQWVSNAAEELASLAFYLVMFYMFRPVEKNEYFVLDNEEEEAAEMALRDEEFEL; this comes from the coding sequence ATGACGAAAACACCCCTGTCTATCGCCGCCGTGCTCCTCCTCCTTCTCGCCCTCCTCTCCCCCACCACCGCCGAGATCAAAAACCTGAAAATCATCTCCGATGCCCGACCCATGATCCTCTTCGAGAAATTCGGGTTCACCCACACCGGCTTCGTATCCGTGTCCGTCTCCTCCGTCTCCGTCGCCTCCACCCTCTCCCAACCCGACCCGTCTCGTCTCGGATTCTTCTTATTATCCGAAGAATCCCTAATTCAAGTCCTCTTAGAGCTCcaacaaaaccctaatttctgCGTGGTCGATTCACACTACATCAATCTCCTCTTCACGTTCCGCGATCTCTCGCCGCCGCCTCACTCGTCGTTCAACAAGTCGTATCCGGTGACTTCCCCCAATGAGTACAGCTTGTTTTTCGCCAATTGCGCGCCGGAGAGCCAGGTCACCATGGAGGTGCGCACGGAGGTTTATAATTACGATAACGGAGGGACTACGAAGGATTATTTGCCTGCAGGTTTGACTCAGTTACCGGCAATGTAtttcatgttttctcttgttTATATCGGTTTTCTCGTGGTCTGGGCGTTTAGTTGTTACAATAATAAGCGATCCGTGCATCGTATTCATCTGTTGATGGCGGGATTACTTGTGATGAAAGCGTTGAACTTGATTTGTGCTGCGGAGGATAAGCATTATGTGAAAGTCACCGGGACGCCTCACGGTTGGgatgttttgttttatatttttcagtttatcAGGGTTGTGTTGTTGTTTACGGTAATTGTGTTGGTTGGGACGGGGTGGTCGTTTTTGAAGCCGTTTTTGCAAGAGAAGGAGAAGAAGGTTTTGATGATTGTGATTCCGCTTCAGGTTTTGGCTAATTTGGCTTCGGTTGTGATTGGGGAGACTGGGCCGTTTATTAAGGATTGGGTTACGTGGAATCAGGTGTTTTTATTGGTTGATATTGTGTGTTGCTGCGCTATTATATTTCCTATTGTGTGGTCGATTAGGTCATTGAGGGAGACGTCAAAGACTGATGGAAAGGCGGCAAGGAATTTGGCAAAGCTGACGCTATTTAGGCAATTTTATATTGTGGTGATTGGGTACTTGTACTTTACAAGGATTGTTGTATTTGCGCTTAGAACTATTGCGGCGTATAAGTACCAGTGGGTATCGAATGCGGCTGAGGAACTTGCGAGTCTTGCTTTCTATTTGGTGATGTTTTATATGTTTAGGCCAGTTGAGAAGAATGAGTACTTTGTTCTTGACAATGAGGAAGAAGAAGCAGCAGAAATGGCTCTCCGTGATGAAGAGTTTGAGCTTTGA